GGAGACAACGTCGCCGCGTTTTGCATCCGGGGGAAGGCCGTTGCCGTCGTCGGGTTCTCCTATTCCCCGCCTTCGCCGCATTCCCATTCCCTGCAGGACCTCCTGTCGGCGATGGAGATCGTCGGGGGATTGAAGGAAGACTTCGACCTGGTCATCGTCTCCTTCCACGGGGGGGCGGAAGGGAAGGACGCGTTGCGGGTGCCGGATGCCGACGAGGTCGACGAGGTCTTCGCCGGGGAGAACCGGGGAAACGTGGTCCGTTTCGCTAGAACCGTGATCGACGCTGGCGCCGACCTGGTGATCGGTCACGGGCCGCACGTGCCGAGGGCGATGGAAGTCTACAAAAGGAAGCTGATCGCCTACAGCCTCGGGAATTTTCTGACGTACGGCAGGTTCAATATCCAGGGGTCCAGCGGGGCGAGCTACGTGCTCAGGGCCGAAATCGATCTGGAGACGGGCAACTTCAGCAGCGGCGTGATCGTCCCCGTGGAGCTTCTCGACCGGGGAATTCCCTTCCCCGATCCGGAGAAAAAAGCGGTTAGGATCATCCGGGAGCTCACGGCGGAACGGCAGGTGGAGCCGGGTCTTGTCATCGGGGAAGACGGCGTCCTGACACCGGTAGCGCCGCCGGAACCCTCCTCGACGGAGCAATCCTCCCCATCGAACCGGGATTAGATTTCGTCGGCCGGCTCGTCCAGCGGAAGCCGCCGCGCGCCCACGAAACGCTTGATGAAATAAGGGGCGTCCAGGCGGTCGATCGTGACCTTGCGGTCACCGGAGGACGCGTGGATGAACCGGTTGTCGCCGAGATAGATGCCGACGTGGGAGGGAAACTTGGCGTACGTGCGGAAGAACACCAGGTCCCCGATGGAGAGATCCTCCTTGCCCACCACCTCCCCGAGGTGGAACTGCTCTCTCGCCGTCCTCGGAAGCACGATGTTCAGCAGGCTGAAGACCTTCTGCACATATGCCGAGCAGTCGATCCCCCGCAGGGAACTCCCGCCGAACCGGTACGGGATGTCGAGCATCGCGTGAGCGATCTGGATCAGCTTCTCCTTGATGCCGCTCGTGCCGCTTCCGACGGACGGAGGCTCGGCGAGCCCCTTGACTTCCCGGACGACGGGTGAATCCGCCAGTTCCTTCAGTCCTCGCGCAAGCCGGGATTCGGGAGAGGCCGCCGAAGGAGGCGGCGGCGCGGAAGACGCTATCGCAGTCGGCGCGTTCTCGGTTTCCTGCGGCGCCAGAGTCGCTGGCCTGTGGACAAGGATCCGAGTCCCGGACCGGAGCCTCCTGGGGTTCCGGATGTGGTTCAGCTCCTTCAGTTCCCTGGCCGACATGTCGTACATCCCGGCGATCGAGGAGAGCGTTTCCCCCTTCTCTACCGTGTGGAGTCGGGTTTCCGGCGGTTGGGACCCACCGGTTGCGCTCTCGTCGCGGGAAGCCCGGTTCCCCGGTTCCGGGGCGGCCGCCGCGGAATCCGATCCTCCCTGGCGAAGCGGGATCGTAAGCCGCATGCCCGGCATCAGCCGGTCGGAGGCAAGACCGTTGGCCTCCATCAGGGCTTCGGCCTTTACGTCGTACCACCTCGCGATCCTGGAGAGGCTGTCCCCCTTCCGGACCGTGTAGAGATCCTCCGCGCCGGCGGCGAGGGGGAGGGCCACCACCAAGGTCGCGCAGAGGATAAAGGCGTAACGTGGTTTCATCGGCTCTTCTTATCCAGGGAATGAAAAGGCTTCGGCGTTGATGGACAACAGCCTTCTTTGAACAATTTCCGTGACCGGGGGGCGTTTGTCAAGCCTTTCTCTTCCCCCGTACGGCGCGCTCGATGTCTCTCCGGGCGTCCCGTTCCGCCATGTCCTCCCGCTTGTCGTAGAGCTTCTTCCCTCGTGCCACCCCGACCTCCAGCTTCAAACGGGGCCCCTTGAAATAGAGCTTGAGCGGGACGAGGGTCAGGCCCCGCTCCCGGGTCTTCCCCAGAAGGTAATCGATCTCTTTCCGCTTGAGCAGGAGCTTGCGGGTACGAAGGGGATCGATCACCCTCAGGTCACCGTGGGAATACGGCGAGATGTGCATGTTCTCGATGAACGCCTCGTCCTCGCGGACGGTCCCGTAGGCGTCCTGGATGTTGATTCGGCCCTCGCGGATCGACTTGACCTCGTAGCCGTGGAGGACGAGGCCGCACTCGAAGGATTCGAGGATATGGTACTCGTGCCGGGCGCGCCGGTTCGTGCTGACGATCTTCTCGGGCAGCGTCTTCTTTTCCATCTCAGGTGCGCTCGTGGCGGTGTGCTCCGCCCACCACGGTCAGACGGGTGCGCTTCCCGTCCGTACGGTCCACCAGGTTCCGGATCGCCGTTCCTCCCTCTCCCCCGGGATCGTCTGCCACGACGAAATCCGCCGGTGCGCCGCGCTGAAGCACTCCTCCCGGAAGGCCCAGCGCCATCGCCCCGTTCCCGGTGGCCGCGCGGAAGAGGGCCCGGCAAAGCTCCTTCTCCGGCAGATTGCCGCGATAGAGGGTGCGGGCCGCCCGCATCTCCTCCCACACGCTCAGATCCGCCACCGATCCCAGGCTGTCGGTTCCGAGGGCAAAGGGGACGGCGGTGTCCACGAAATACGTCACGTCGGGCGAACCGTTGCCGTGCGCCGCGTTGCTGCGGGGGCACAGGACGAACCGCGCTCCGCTCTCCCTCAATGTTCCGATCTCCTCCCGGGAAAGGTGGACATTATGCACCAGGATCAGACCGTCCCGCAAAACCCCCGCCCCCTCCAGATACTTCGGGATCGGGATCCCGATCCCGTGGAACCAGGAGACGTCCTTCCCCACAGCGGGATAAAGCCGGCTCGCGACTTCACCGCCGCCGGTCCGGAGGAACTCCATTTCCGCGGGGGACTCGGCCAAGTGGAGGCAGACGGGAATCCCCTTTCGCGCCGCGAGATCGGCAAGGCCACGGAGAAGAAGCTGCCCCACGGTGTACAGCG
This genomic interval from Deltaproteobacteria bacterium RBG_16_64_85 contains the following:
- a CDS encoding SsrA-binding protein; the protein is MPEKIVSTNRRARHEYHILESFECGLVLHGYEVKSIREGRINIQDAYGTVREDEAFIENMHISPYSHGDLRVIDPLRTRKLLLKRKEIDYLLGKTRERGLTLVPLKLYFKGPRLKLEVGVARGKKLYDKREDMAERDARRDIERAVRGKRKA